AAAAGATCCGAAATACACCACCATGTGCGAAGAGCTCTTCGGTCCGGTGCTCACAATTTATGTTTATGAAGATGAAAAATTCGAAGAAACACTTGACCTGGTAGATACAACCGGCGTCTATGCTTTAACAGGTTCCATCTTCGCTCAGGATCGTTATGCTGTCAACACAGCCACAAAAAAACTGGTGAACGCGGCCGGAAATTTTTACATCAATGATAAATGCACCGGCGCCGTCGTCGGACAACAACCTTTCGGTGGCGGACGGGCTTCAGGAACCAATGACAAAGCCGGATCCATGCTCAATCTCCTGCGCTGGGTTTCTCCGCGTACTATTAAAGAAACGTTTGTTCCCGCTACAGATTATCGCTATCCTTTCCTGAATGAAGAAAATCAAAACGGAACCTCTCAGAAGGAAAGTGTTAAAGGGAAAATGAACGTCAATTAATCTTCCCAAAAACATAAAAAGCCCCTCGAAAAGGGGCTTTTTTCTTTTATATCGATTCCATTTCGTATTAACATCGTTTTGTTATAATCTGACAACATTTCCGGGTGCTATTGCGTTAGAATACCTATACTTTTAGAACATGAAAAAGAAACAGAGCTGGTTCATGGAAGACCTTTTTCCATACCTCAGAAATAAATACACGCTTACATTTCTGGGCTTTTTGATCTGGCTTAGTTTTTTTGACCGGAATGATTTTATTACTACTTCTTCCTACCGACAAAAACTGAATGAGCTAAAAACTCAAAAGGAATACTTTGAAGAAGAAATTGAAAAAAACAAAGCCTATCTCCTCGATCTTCAAACCAATCGCGAAAATCTCGAAAAGTACGGTCGCGAAAAGTATTTCATGAAAAGAGATAACGAGGATGTTTTTGTGATCGTAGACAAACGAAAAAAGAAATGAACTTAGGTGTTAGATGTTAGGTGTTAGATGAAATCAACGGAATAAATCGTATTCAACATAAACCTAAAACTTTTTCCCAAAAACAACCCGGAACCCGAAACCCGGAACCCGGAACTCTGAACCCTACTCATAAACCCCAAACACCCTCCTCATCGCGTCCGAGATTTCTCCGAGGGTGGCCAGATTTTCAACAGCATCAATAATAACAGGCATCAGATTGGTTCCGTCTTTTGCGGCACTTTCAACAGCGGCAATACACTGATTTACTTTCAAGGAATCTCTTTCAGATTTTAATTGATTGATTTTCTTTATCTGAACTTCCCGGATTGAGTCATCAATTGAAAAGTGTTTATCAAATGGCGGTTCCTGCATTTCAAACTGATTCACTCCAACAATAATTCTCTCCTTACTTTCTATTGACTGTTGATATTCATAAGAAGCATTCGCGATTTCGTTTTGAATATATCCGGCTTCAATAGCGTTCACTGCCCCACCCATCGCGTCAATTTTACGGATATACTCCCAGGCAAGCCTCTCTACCTCATCAGTCATGGTTTCAACAAAATAAGATCCGGCCAATGGATCCACAGTTTCTGTGGAACCACTTTCGAAAGCTATAATTTGCTGTGTCCTTAACGCGATTCTGGCAGCTTCTTCAGTCGGAAGACTTAATGCCTCGTCATAACCATTGGTATGAAGAGATTGTGTTCCTCCAAGTACAGCAGACAAAGCCTGCAAGGTTACCCGGATAATATTGTTCATGGGTTGCTGCGCGGTAAGTGTGGAGCCACCGGTTTGCGTATGAAACCTCAGCATCATCGCACGCGGATCTTTCGCGCCCATTTCTTTCATGATACTAGCCCACATTCTTCTGGCAGCCCGAAACTTCGCGACTTCCTGGAAGACATTGTTATGAGCATTAAAAAAGAAAGACAAGCGCTTGCCGAAAACATCGATGTCCAGCCCTTTTTCAAGAGCTGCTTTCACATAGGCTTTACCATTTGATAAAGTAAAGGCCAATTCCTGAACAGCGGTA
Above is a window of Bacteroidota bacterium DNA encoding:
- a CDS encoding methylmalonyl-CoA mutase, translating into MKTEEVAGKKFVTESGIEIKQVYSNHDTKAEKPGEFPFTRGVQADMYRSKLWTMRQYAGFSTAEESNKRYHYLLGQGTTGLSVAFDLPTQIGYDSDHALSEGEVGKAGVAIDSIRDLEILFDKIRLEGITTSMTINSTASILLAFYIALAKKQGADLKKISGTIQNDLLKEYAARGTYIYPPKPSMRIITDIFEYCSKEVPKWNTISISGYHIREAGSTAVQELAFTLSNGKAYVKAALEKGLDIDVFGKRLSFFFNAHNNVFQEVAKFRAARRMWASIMKEMGAKDPRAMMLRFHTQTGGSTLTAQQPMNNIIRVTLQALSAVLGGTQSLHTNGYDEALSLPTEEAARIALRTQQIIAFESGSTETVDPLAGSYFVETMTDEVERLAWEYIRKIDAMGGAVNAIEAGYIQNEIANASYEYQQSIESKERIIVGVNQFEMQEPPFDKHFSIDDSIREVQIKKINQLKSERDSLKVNQCIAAVESAAKDGTNLMPVIIDAVENLATLGEISDAMRRVFGVYE
- a CDS encoding septum formation initiator family protein; the protein is MEDLFPYLRNKYTLTFLGFLIWLSFFDRNDFITTSSYRQKLNELKTQKEYFEEEIEKNKAYLLDLQTNRENLEKYGREKYFMKRDNEDVFVIVDKRKKK